One region of Thermoflexus hugenholtzii JAD2 genomic DNA includes:
- a CDS encoding WD40 repeat domain-containing protein → MSFFRFGWVIALGLILTLSGASCQRTSPKVSGVAERNPPTPLPALPAPTLPSTPLSLQPALQAQWGFRDYPLQMAWSPRRPWLALASSHRVYVYHIPSMRLLAFFTTEARVLELAFAADGERLISRLETGTLKAWGIPSRREEWSDAGMIGTGLIASPDPAILAVGHADGWVRLLETATGREIRRVPGARPLGFSPDGERLFTCPSPAPPGLEDPPCPSPSGLLEVEVATGRAREILPAEVPPVWTPEGERILGGRDGVIRRRDPRGGAEAILWRSPSARIRALQLSGDGRWLLIRYADFLDLVERGSGRIRWSEPAGPAAFSPDGTALAWAKGSPPMLVLRDLRSGRERWAVGPEPWIRRVHALAFSANGRWLAVRGEGQVDPNFPELIGPFVQIREAATSAERYRFLPRLLPVWGLGFTPDGAALGLLEGALVRFRSLSDGPADPPIPLQSGEGLSLAFSPEGDRLAVGLAEGPIRLYRRAPDGNWSLEGILIGHRGPVRAVTFSPDGRRLASASWDWTTRIWDLDRRMERARIRHAAEVWDVAFSPDGQLLASVGGEGTLLLGWETADGVGRRVLGRYPFRLYAVAFSPDGRYLAVGAEDGTVRLWDALAGSERRVLRAGAKAVRALAFSPDGRWLAAGSEEGEVSLWAMPEGTLGAHWGRAGDPLRALAFSPDGAYLALGYRSGIVQLWRLQ, encoded by the coding sequence GGATGGGTGATCGCCCTGGGGCTGATTCTGACGCTGAGCGGGGCCTCCTGTCAACGGACATCGCCGAAGGTGTCCGGAGTTGCGGAGCGCAACCCTCCCACCCCTCTTCCTGCGCTTCCAGCCCCCACCCTTCCCTCCACTCCCCTCTCCCTTCAGCCCGCCCTCCAGGCCCAGTGGGGGTTTCGGGATTATCCGCTACAGATGGCCTGGTCCCCGCGCCGGCCATGGCTGGCCCTCGCCTCCTCCCACCGGGTGTATGTCTATCACATCCCCTCCATGCGGCTTCTCGCGTTCTTCACCACAGAGGCCCGTGTCCTCGAACTGGCCTTCGCCGCGGATGGGGAGCGCCTCATCAGTCGGCTGGAGACCGGCACGCTGAAAGCCTGGGGGATCCCCTCCCGGCGGGAGGAATGGTCCGACGCCGGGATGATCGGCACAGGCCTGATCGCTTCCCCGGATCCCGCCATCCTGGCCGTGGGTCACGCCGATGGATGGGTGCGCCTGCTGGAAACGGCCACCGGCCGGGAGATCCGTCGCGTCCCAGGGGCCCGGCCGCTCGGGTTCTCCCCGGACGGGGAGCGGTTGTTCACCTGTCCCTCTCCGGCGCCGCCGGGTCTGGAGGATCCCCCGTGTCCTTCCCCATCGGGCCTGCTGGAGGTGGAGGTCGCCACCGGTCGGGCGCGGGAGATCCTCCCCGCCGAGGTCCCCCCGGTCTGGACCCCGGAGGGGGAGCGGATCCTTGGCGGGCGCGATGGCGTGATCCGCCGGAGGGATCCGCGCGGCGGCGCGGAGGCGATCCTGTGGCGGAGCCCCTCCGCCCGGATCCGCGCGCTTCAGCTCTCCGGAGATGGGCGCTGGCTGCTCATCCGCTATGCGGACTTTCTGGATCTGGTGGAACGAGGCAGCGGCCGGATCCGGTGGTCCGAACCTGCCGGGCCGGCGGCCTTCTCCCCGGATGGAACCGCGCTGGCGTGGGCGAAGGGAAGCCCGCCCATGCTGGTTCTGCGGGATCTGCGAAGCGGGCGGGAGCGCTGGGCGGTCGGGCCGGAGCCGTGGATCCGCCGCGTGCATGCGCTCGCCTTCTCCGCCAACGGGCGATGGCTGGCGGTGCGCGGGGAAGGGCAGGTGGATCCGAACTTCCCGGAGCTCATCGGGCCCTTCGTGCAGATCCGGGAAGCTGCGACCAGCGCGGAGCGCTATCGCTTCCTCCCCCGCCTGCTCCCTGTGTGGGGTCTGGGTTTCACGCCGGACGGGGCGGCTTTAGGCCTCCTGGAGGGCGCGCTCGTGCGGTTCCGCTCCCTAAGCGACGGGCCCGCCGATCCCCCGATCCCGCTCCAAAGCGGCGAGGGCCTGAGCCTGGCGTTCTCCCCGGAGGGCGATCGGCTGGCTGTCGGCCTGGCCGAGGGACCCATCCGGCTTTATCGGCGCGCCCCGGATGGGAACTGGTCCCTCGAAGGGATTTTGATCGGCCACCGGGGGCCGGTGCGGGCGGTGACCTTCTCCCCCGACGGCCGGCGGCTGGCCTCCGCCTCGTGGGATTGGACGACGCGGATCTGGGATCTGGACCGACGGATGGAACGTGCAAGGATCCGCCATGCCGCCGAGGTCTGGGATGTGGCCTTTTCCCCGGACGGACAGCTTCTCGCTTCCGTGGGAGGAGAGGGGACCCTCCTCTTGGGATGGGAGACCGCCGACGGCGTCGGCCGCCGGGTCCTGGGACGCTATCCGTTCCGGCTGTATGCGGTGGCCTTCTCCCCGGACGGCCGGTATCTGGCGGTGGGGGCGGAGGATGGAACGGTGCGCCTCTGGGACGCCCTCGCCGGCTCCGAGCGCCGCGTCCTGCGGGCAGGGGCGAAGGCCGTTCGGGCCCTGGCCTTCTCTCCCGACGGCCGGTGGCTTGCCGCGGGCAGCGAAGAAGGAGAGGTGAGCCTGTGGGCGATGCCGGAGGGGACCCTCGGCGCCCACTGGGGCCGGGCGGGGGATCCCCTGCGGGCCCTGGCCTTCTCACCGGACGGGGCGTATCTGGCTCTGGGCTATCGCAGCGGGATCGTTCAGCTGTGGCGCTTGCAGTGA
- a CDS encoding MFS transporter — protein MQVWREWRMRSARLRASLGISGEARDPHLRRNFTVGVINGALFIFAETVLDPNLVLIWFLSRLGAPNLLLALVSPMRDGLWFLPQLFVSRRMRHRVYYMDLYRRMAFVRAAGAFAMALGIWLAAPHSTWMLLAFFLPYLVISLASGISGLPFMEIVGKTIPPRQRGVFFAARLFFGGLLGLAASGLVRLLLEERAGLLFPSNVVLLFLIFAVFTSIGMAVFAMVVEPPSPTRDDHAAPLPWREAIRALWRHLPYRLFLGARMALMWAAIATPFFTAYAVRDLRIPDAAIGIYLGLNVGASLLSNLLWSWISVRWGHRAVLEGATACGLVSVLWALMVGPLSGAHPGLAEALMAPVFILSGAYASGAAIGGLSLLLEIAPGHDRPLTIGLTNTLLGVALLSTAMGGLIADLIGYRGLFALSFGFYALALALLWGLRRAMMAST, from the coding sequence ATGCAGGTCTGGCGGGAATGGCGGATGCGCTCCGCGCGGCTCCGGGCTTCCCTGGGGATCTCCGGGGAGGCCCGCGATCCGCATTTGCGGCGCAACTTCACGGTGGGGGTGATCAACGGCGCCCTGTTCATCTTCGCGGAGACGGTCCTGGATCCCAACCTGGTGCTGATCTGGTTCCTCTCCCGCCTGGGGGCGCCCAACCTCCTGCTGGCCCTGGTCTCCCCGATGCGGGACGGCCTATGGTTCCTGCCCCAGCTCTTCGTCTCCCGGCGGATGCGGCATCGCGTGTATTACATGGACCTGTATCGTCGCATGGCTTTCGTGCGAGCGGCAGGGGCCTTCGCCATGGCCCTGGGGATCTGGCTGGCCGCCCCGCATTCGACATGGATGCTGCTGGCCTTCTTCTTGCCTTATCTGGTGATCTCCCTCGCCTCCGGGATCTCCGGGCTGCCGTTTATGGAGATCGTGGGCAAGACCATCCCGCCCCGGCAGCGGGGCGTCTTCTTCGCCGCCCGCCTCTTCTTCGGAGGGCTGCTGGGCCTGGCGGCCAGCGGGCTGGTCCGCCTGCTCCTGGAGGAGCGCGCCGGGCTGCTCTTCCCCTCCAACGTGGTGTTGCTGTTCCTGATCTTCGCGGTCTTCACCTCCATCGGGATGGCGGTCTTCGCCATGGTGGTGGAGCCGCCCAGCCCGACCCGGGATGACCATGCCGCTCCGCTTCCCTGGCGAGAGGCCATCCGGGCCCTCTGGCGTCACCTCCCCTACCGGCTGTTCCTGGGGGCCCGGATGGCGTTGATGTGGGCGGCCATCGCCACCCCCTTCTTCACCGCCTACGCGGTCCGGGACCTGCGGATCCCGGACGCGGCCATCGGGATTTACCTGGGGTTGAACGTGGGGGCCTCCCTGCTTTCGAACTTGCTGTGGAGCTGGATCAGCGTCCGGTGGGGCCATCGGGCGGTGCTGGAAGGCGCCACCGCCTGCGGATTGGTCAGCGTCCTGTGGGCGTTGATGGTGGGGCCCTTGAGCGGGGCGCATCCGGGCCTGGCGGAGGCGTTGATGGCGCCGGTGTTCATCCTGAGCGGCGCCTACGCCTCCGGGGCGGCCATCGGCGGCCTCTCCCTGTTGCTGGAGATCGCCCCGGGCCACGATCGGCCCCTCACCATCGGCCTGACCAACACCCTGCTGGGCGTCGCCCTGCTTTCCACTGCTATGGGCGGCCTGATCGCCGACCTCATCGGCTACCGGGGGCTGTTCGCTCTCTCCTTCGGCTTCTACGCCCTGGCCCTGGCGCTGCTGTGGGGATTGCGGCGGGCGATGATGGCCTCCACGTGA